The Pseudomonas benzenivorans region TCGGTCGCACCTGTACCTCCTACGCCCCCCTGTTCGGCCGGAGCGCCGGTGCCGCCGACACCGCCAGTCGCCACGGCGCCGGTGCCGCCCATGCCGCCGGGCTCGAGGCAGGCCGGCGTGGCGCCAAGCGCCGGAGAAGCCGGCAGCAGTGACGTGCAGAGGAAAGCTAAGGCACAGAGCAGGCGCGTGGTAGTGCTCATGATGAACTGGCCGTTGTCGGGGTGGAGGCTGCTGCCGGATTGGCTTCAGTGTAGAAATACAGGCCGATGGTGATGCGCTGCCGTGCGTCGGCGGAGGGAATGTCCCGTTCCTCCATCTCCGCTGCCAGCAGGTTGAGGCCGTTCAGCACCTGCATGCCTTCGATCTCCACGGCCTCGCGCAGCTGGGCAACCGCCCAGGGCGACAGGCTGTCGTAGTGCACGCTGCGCTCGAAGAAGGGCGTGCCGGCCTCGGTCAGGTTGTGCACGGCGGCGCAGGCATGGTCGTGGAGGTTGTGCCGGAAATAGGCGATCTTCTCGTCGAATCCCCGCTGCGGAATGAACGCCAGCGCCTGCAGATGGACGCGGTCCTGCTCGTCCAGGCGCACGACGCCCAGGCGCAGCCACTCGTCCAGCACGACGCGGGCACGGATATCCGTGCTGACCTGGGCCACCAGCG contains the following coding sequences:
- a CDS encoding DUF6502 family protein, producing MHLPTLPPSLLSALQHVMRPVVRLMLKKGVTYTSFANLLKQVFVDVAEHEFRLDDKPPTDSRISLLTGVHRKDVRRLRAKASEDESSLPEVISFGAHLVSVWLNNPPFCERPGRPLPLARLSSTGGAGSFDALVAQVSTDIRARVVLDEWLRLGVVRLDEQDRVHLQALAFIPQRGFDEKIAYFRHNLHDHACAAVHNLTEAGTPFFERSVHYDSLSPWAVAQLREAVEIEGMQVLNGLNLLAAEMEERDIPSADARQRITIGLYFYTEANPAAASTPTTASSS